The following proteins come from a genomic window of Anaerolineae bacterium:
- a CDS encoding AbrB/MazE/SpoVT family DNA-binding domain-containing protein, whose protein sequence is MATYKASRHNGHDCGHRKKLHSTRVTGKGRITIPARVWRPLGLKAGDRVTFVVQEGRASLVPLPPRLWNSVAPCPPRGPSPGGRTTR, encoded by the coding sequence GTGGCGACATACAAGGCGTCCCGACACAATGGGCACGATTGCGGCCACAGGAAGAAGCTGCATAGCACCAGAGTCACGGGCAAGGGCCGGATCACCATCCCGGCGCGGGTGTGGAGGCCCCTCGGCCTCAAGGCCGGCGACCGAGTCACCTTCGTGGTCCAGGAAGGCCGGGCTTCCCTGGTGCCGCTACCACCTCGCTTATGGAACTCAGTGGCTCCCTGCCCGCCACGCGGCCCTTCCCCAGGGGGGCGTACGACGAGATGA
- a CDS encoding type II toxin-antitoxin system VapC family toxin, which produces MREAYGDANVIVCFLSDQLSSLAEESARLFREVAGGRLRVRVCTITPAEVVSVMASYFRRSLPEVAEVVAEPIIQDGIEAEEQEVLLVALALCREHDLDVAHALLAAKMPAGSCRAIHSFDRHFDRFAGVERLWPGASNL; this is translated from the coding sequence GTGAGGGAAGCTTACGGTGACGCGAATGTCATCGTCTGCTTCCTCAGCGATCAGCTCTCCAGTCTGGCGGAGGAGTCGGCGCGGTTGTTCCGAGAGGTGGCAGGCGGTCGGCTGCGAGTGCGCGTCTGCACCATCACTCCAGCTGAGGTGGTCTCGGTGATGGCCTCTTACTTCCGGCGGTCACTCCCAGAGGTAGCGGAGGTGGTTGCCGAGCCGATCATCCAGGACGGCATAGAGGCCGAAGAGCAGGAGGTGCTGCTGGTGGCACTGGCCCTATGCCGCGAACACGACCTTGACGTCGCTCATGCCCTGTTAGCTGCCAAGATGCCGGCTGGAAGCTGCCGAGCCATCCACAGCTTCGATCGTCACTTCGATCGGTTCGCCGGCGTTGAGCGCCTTTGGCCGGGCGCCAGCAACCTCTGA
- a CDS encoding mandelate racemase, whose product MAEPRITGIEVHEYEYALRDIGLDQSGFNLVYVPGSSFARKGYIIRILTDSGLVGEYAGGQAAEYSTLPTLAPYLLGKNALERERIYTDVKRALRQVARIGIAPIDNALWDLAGRYFGVPIYRLLGGYKDRLPCYASTYHGDANGGLSSPEAYADFAVQCGDMGYPAFKIHGWYGVPIGQEVATVKAVRRAVGDGMDLMLDPACEYITFGDALKAGWACDDARFFWLEDPYRDGGISQFGHRKLRQLIRTPLLMTEHVRSLEPHIDFALADATDFVRGDPGYDGITGTMKIAHAAEALGLDIELHGFGPVQRQCMAAIRNTNYYEMGLLHPKAQDLGDIPLYRDGYRDALDAVDGEGCVPVPQGPGMGVGINWEWVEKHQTGKVEYR is encoded by the coding sequence ATGGCCGAGCCCAGGATCACCGGCATCGAAGTCCACGAGTACGAGTACGCCTTACGCGACATCGGGCTCGACCAGAGCGGCTTCAACCTGGTCTACGTGCCCGGGAGCTCCTTCGCCCGCAAGGGCTACATCATCCGCATCCTCACCGACTCGGGCCTGGTGGGCGAGTACGCCGGGGGCCAGGCCGCCGAGTACTCCACTCTGCCCACCCTCGCCCCCTACCTCCTAGGTAAGAACGCCCTGGAGCGGGAGCGCATCTACACCGACGTCAAGCGCGCCCTGCGCCAGGTGGCCCGCATCGGCATTGCCCCCATTGACAACGCCCTATGGGACCTGGCCGGCCGGTACTTCGGCGTGCCCATCTACCGCCTGCTGGGCGGCTACAAGGACCGCTTGCCCTGCTACGCCTCCACCTACCACGGCGACGCCAACGGCGGCCTTTCCAGCCCGGAGGCCTACGCCGATTTCGCCGTGCAGTGCGGCGACATGGGCTACCCTGCCTTCAAGATCCACGGTTGGTACGGCGTTCCCATCGGCCAAGAGGTGGCCACGGTCAAGGCCGTGCGCCGGGCCGTAGGCGACGGCATGGACCTGATGCTGGATCCGGCCTGCGAGTACATCACCTTCGGGGACGCGCTCAAGGCGGGTTGGGCCTGCGACGATGCCCGCTTCTTCTGGCTGGAGGACCCCTACCGCGATGGAGGCATCTCCCAGTTCGGCCACCGCAAGCTGCGCCAGCTGATCCGGACGCCGCTCCTGATGACCGAGCATGTACGCTCCTTGGAGCCCCACATAGACTTCGCCCTGGCGGACGCCACCGACTTCGTCCGGGGTGACCCGGGCTATGACGGCATCACCGGCACCATGAAGATCGCCCACGCCGCCGAGGCCCTGGGGCTGGACATCGAGCTGCACGGCTTCGGCCCGGTCCAGCGCCAGTGCATGGCCGCCATCCGCAACACCAACTACTACGAGATGGGCCTGCTCCACCCCAAAGCCCAGGACCTGGGCGACATCCCCTTGTATCGGGACGGCTACCGCGATGCGCTGGACGCGGTGGATGGGGAGGGGTGTGTCCCGGTGCCCCAGGGGCCGGGGATGGGGGTGGGGATCAACTGGGAGTGGGTGGAGAAGCACCAAACGGGGAAGGTCGAGTACCGGTAG
- a CDS encoding Gfo/Idh/MocA family oxidoreductase has protein sequence MNTVRWAIAGCSDIVERRVGDAMRSQPNSEIIAFHSRSLDRARAFAERYGARTYYDDLDRLLADDCIDVVYVATEVDRHADQAIAAARAGKHVLVEKPMALDVDQCRRMIQAAQENGVHLEVAYYARFLPKSIAMREIIAQGRLGRVVRAVIRVVGYYDPDPTDPKRWRVTGRGGGNMLADVGSHRLDLLAYLMAGRPVAVCGFADRLSMTYEAADTETALVRFDNGAHVTVLANANVPHPGRFSSVEIYGTEGSLLTDPWSDEPVAVAGSDMEPLVVEQPANVHFPLIDDFARAIAQGRAPRFTGVDGMWATAVIAGTYESQRTGRVVKIEE, from the coding sequence ATGAACACCGTACGTTGGGCCATCGCCGGGTGCAGCGACATCGTGGAACGAAGAGTGGGAGACGCCATGCGCTCCCAGCCCAACAGCGAGATCATCGCCTTCCACTCCCGCAGCCTGGACCGGGCCCGCGCCTTCGCCGAGCGTTACGGGGCCCGCACCTACTACGACGACCTGGACCGCCTCCTAGCCGACGACTGCATTGACGTCGTCTACGTCGCCACCGAGGTGGACCGCCACGCCGACCAGGCCATCGCCGCCGCCCGGGCCGGCAAGCACGTGCTGGTGGAGAAGCCCATGGCCCTGGACGTGGACCAGTGCCGGCGCATGATCCAGGCGGCGCAGGAAAACGGAGTCCACCTGGAGGTGGCCTACTACGCCCGCTTCCTGCCCAAGTCCATCGCCATGCGCGAGATCATCGCCCAGGGACGGCTAGGGCGGGTAGTGCGGGCTGTCATCCGGGTGGTCGGCTACTATGACCCCGACCCGACCGATCCCAAGCGCTGGAGGGTGACAGGCCGAGGCGGGGGGAACATGCTGGCCGACGTGGGCAGTCACCGGCTGGACCTGTTGGCCTACCTCATGGCCGGCCGCCCGGTGGCGGTGTGCGGCTTCGCCGATCGCCTCAGCATGACCTACGAGGCGGCCGACACCGAGACCGCCCTGGTCCGGTTCGACAACGGCGCCCACGTCACCGTCCTGGCCAACGCCAATGTTCCCCATCCGGGCCGGTTCAGCAGCGTCGAGATCTACGGCACCGAGGGCTCCTTGCTCACCGACCCCTGGTCTGACGAGCCGGTGGCGGTGGCGGGGAGCGACATGGAGCCCTTGGTCGTGGAGCAGCCGGCTAACGTCCATTTCCCCCTGATAGACGACTTCGCCCGCGCCATCGCCCAGGGCCGGGCACCCCGCTTCACCGGGGTCGACGGCATGTGGGCTACGGCCGTCATCGCGGGCACGTATGAGTCGCAGCGGACAGGACGGGTAGTGAAGATCGAGGAGTAG
- a CDS encoding response regulator gives MALAAPSAPVDSGSMPGAAPAPPHRYGCDALETTLYVTNLASMATAYVALVVVMTLNYREARWDLVIGPAFLGLSSLVLLMCRGHYRVRGIALMAAMLFSVFLADRSSTLPQIQVLYSSVVLLTGLLLGAIPATAAAAAASLATVGAGSVSADYLPWNLGLLWLSCATVWVAMGSILSVVRHSEESEARAWQFARQAGERRGELAAARKALADVYEALQRTNHELAVAREEAEEARQIKAQFAANISHELRTPLNLIIGFSEMMHRSPETYAGVRWTPALRADIYEIYQASRHLSGMIDDILDLSRIESQRLPLRLEPTDMSEIINEMVATARGLLRGKDVSLEVHLDSELPPVVVDRTRIGQVLLNLLNNAVRFTDRGTIAVNASVLEGEIVVAVSDTGVGIAPEDMATIFEEFGQAKGSITGGRGGAGLGLAICKQFVHLHGGRIEAESTVGVGSTFRFRLPLPESGRARSRLSYYAPEGWSPPVPENPLGSAVLVLGRQSQAAASLARAIQGYRAVPVDDLDELPARVEADHPAGLVLVSDPHAPDAFEAEALLCAAGRADIPLIRCRIPTEPPEALVGRKLGVAGYLVKPVHRESLLAAVRAATLWPKRVLVVDDDPGFVNLVRRMLEAEFRGVQFRTAYCAEEALAVLAEERPDLVLVDLIMPDRSGTEVVEAVRRDPRLAEVPVIVTTGSNYADTVVSGGLGEISLVRGGSPSYEEWGRYVSALLGAAPPDYSRPAPRAGLPAVAAERLAS, from the coding sequence GTGGCACTCGCTGCTCCTTCTGCTCCGGTAGATTCGGGGAGTATGCCGGGGGCGGCCCCAGCGCCTCCCCACCGCTATGGCTGTGACGCCCTCGAAACCACTCTCTATGTGACCAACCTGGCCTCCATGGCGACGGCCTATGTCGCTCTGGTTGTAGTCATGACCCTGAACTACCGGGAGGCGAGGTGGGATCTCGTCATCGGGCCGGCGTTCCTTGGCCTGTCGTCCCTAGTTCTCCTGATGTGCCGGGGGCATTACCGGGTGCGCGGCATCGCCCTTATGGCGGCCATGCTGTTCTCGGTGTTCCTCGCAGATCGCTCCTCCACTCTCCCGCAGATCCAGGTGCTTTACTCGTCTGTGGTGCTACTGACCGGGCTGCTGCTGGGCGCGATTCCCGCTACGGCGGCCGCCGCTGCCGCTAGCCTCGCCACGGTCGGGGCAGGGAGTGTGTCCGCCGACTACCTGCCCTGGAATCTGGGGCTTCTCTGGCTGAGCTGCGCCACAGTCTGGGTGGCCATGGGCAGCATCCTGTCCGTCGTCAGGCACTCCGAAGAGAGCGAGGCCCGGGCCTGGCAGTTCGCTCGCCAGGCCGGCGAACGGAGGGGCGAGCTGGCCGCAGCTAGGAAGGCCCTGGCCGATGTCTACGAAGCCCTGCAGCGCACCAACCACGAGCTGGCCGTAGCCCGAGAGGAGGCCGAAGAGGCCCGCCAGATCAAGGCCCAGTTCGCGGCCAACATCAGCCACGAGTTGCGCACCCCCCTCAACCTGATCATCGGCTTCAGCGAGATGATGCATCGTTCGCCGGAGACATACGCTGGCGTACGGTGGACCCCGGCCCTCCGCGCCGACATCTACGAGATCTACCAGGCCAGTCGTCACCTGTCCGGGATGATAGACGACATCCTCGACCTCTCCCGCATCGAGTCCCAGCGGCTTCCTCTTCGCCTCGAGCCCACCGACATGTCCGAGATCATCAACGAGATGGTCGCCACCGCGCGCGGCCTGCTGCGCGGCAAGGACGTATCCCTGGAGGTGCACCTGGACTCGGAGCTTCCCCCGGTAGTGGTGGATCGGACGCGCATCGGGCAGGTTCTGCTCAACTTACTCAATAACGCCGTCCGCTTCACCGACCGCGGCACAATCGCAGTGAATGCTTCCGTCCTAGAGGGGGAGATCGTGGTCGCGGTCTCGGACACGGGCGTGGGCATCGCGCCGGAGGACATGGCGACCATCTTCGAGGAGTTCGGCCAGGCCAAGGGTAGCATCACGGGGGGACGAGGCGGGGCCGGGCTGGGTCTGGCCATCTGCAAGCAGTTCGTACATCTGCACGGTGGCCGGATCGAGGCTGAGAGCACGGTAGGTGTGGGCAGCACCTTCCGTTTCCGCCTGCCCCTGCCGGAGTCAGGGCGGGCGCGCTCGCGTCTGTCCTACTACGCACCCGAGGGATGGTCGCCTCCGGTGCCCGAGAACCCCCTGGGCAGCGCCGTCCTGGTGCTGGGGCGGCAGTCGCAGGCTGCTGCCTCTTTGGCCCGCGCCATCCAGGGCTACCGCGCCGTTCCCGTGGACGACCTCGACGAGCTTCCGGCGCGAGTCGAGGCCGATCACCCAGCCGGCCTGGTGCTGGTGAGCGATCCGCATGCACCCGACGCCTTCGAGGCTGAGGCACTCCTGTGTGCTGCCGGGCGGGCCGACATTCCCCTTATCAGGTGCCGGATACCCACCGAGCCCCCGGAAGCGCTGGTAGGCCGAAAGCTAGGGGTGGCCGGTTACCTGGTGAAGCCTGTTCATCGGGAGTCGCTGCTTGCCGCAGTGAGGGCTGCCACCCTCTGGCCGAAGCGGGTCCTGGTGGTAGACGATGACCCGGGCTTCGTGAACTTGGTACGCCGTATGCTGGAAGCCGAGTTCCGGGGGGTGCAGTTCCGCACGGCCTACTGCGCCGAGGAGGCTCTCGCCGTCCTGGCAGAGGAGAGGCCTGACCTGGTCCTGGTGGACCTCATCATGCCGGATCGTAGCGGCACCGAGGTAGTGGAAGCCGTGCGCCGGGACCCGCGTCTGGCCGAAGTGCCGGTGATCGTGACTACCGGCTCCAACTACGCTGACACCGTCGTCTCTGGCGGTCTGGGCGAGATCTCGCTGGTGAGAGGCGGCAGTCCCAGCTATGAGGAGTGGGGCCGCTACGTCAGCGCTCTGTTGGGGGCTGCGCCGCCCGACTACTCCCGCCCAGCACCTCGTGCAGGGCTCCCAGCAGTTGCCGCTGAGAGACTGGCTTCCTGA
- a CDS encoding response regulator has translation MSDETTTDIGPLATEGLPDDFVAQVRNALMHLYDHAHLQRHPLARLAALSPDPFNDSARALRNLLLDTLEQLKPAPTVSPNDKEWRPYGVLLRRYVNGFSIAEVIEELHVSVRQYHREHQKGLLAMAEILWRRWQSELSSPVAPYSQGAVDSLQREVQQLGVFPARLDLATVVEAVLGPAQALAREMQAGLEVRPPRQPRRAWADPTLARQALLAALSASFLSRPRRIELSWGEGERAAAFVIAFEPPLLEDDSVEARERRERLVAAEELMQAQGGQLDTVLEEGRLVEVRLAFREEQTRRILLIDDNERLLRLFERYLTGEGFGVTGALDASQALRALEGDPPDAIVLDVMMRDTDGWQLLQRLRRDAALADVPIVVCSILNEPELAHILGAQAYLRKPVSQRQLLGALHEVLGGSSRAAQPPTER, from the coding sequence ATGTCAGATGAGACGACAACCGACATCGGACCTCTGGCGACCGAGGGCCTCCCCGACGACTTCGTGGCCCAGGTGCGCAACGCCCTGATGCACCTCTACGATCACGCCCACCTTCAGCGCCATCCCCTGGCCCGCCTCGCCGCTCTTTCGCCCGATCCCTTCAACGATAGCGCCAGGGCCCTCCGTAACCTGCTGCTCGACACCCTGGAGCAACTCAAGCCCGCTCCTACCGTATCCCCCAACGACAAGGAGTGGCGGCCCTACGGCGTCCTCCTCCGCCGATACGTCAATGGCTTCTCCATCGCCGAGGTGATAGAAGAGCTGCACGTTAGCGTCCGGCAGTACCATCGCGAGCACCAGAAGGGGCTGCTGGCCATGGCAGAGATCCTGTGGCGCCGCTGGCAATCGGAGCTAAGCTCTCCAGTGGCCCCTTACTCTCAGGGCGCGGTGGACAGCCTTCAGCGAGAGGTGCAACAACTGGGGGTGTTCCCGGCCCGACTGGATCTGGCCACCGTCGTGGAGGCGGTGCTGGGGCCGGCTCAGGCGCTGGCGCGAGAGATGCAGGCCGGGCTGGAGGTCAGGCCGCCCCGACAGCCTCGACGGGCCTGGGCCGACCCCACCCTGGCACGACAGGCCCTGCTCGCCGCCTTGAGCGCCTCCTTCCTCAGCCGGCCCCGGCGGATAGAGCTAAGCTGGGGAGAAGGAGAGCGGGCGGCAGCATTCGTCATCGCCTTCGAGCCTCCTCTGCTTGAGGACGATTCGGTCGAGGCGCGGGAACGGCGAGAGCGGCTGGTTGCGGCGGAGGAGCTGATGCAGGCCCAGGGCGGGCAGCTGGACACGGTCCTGGAAGAAGGCCGGTTGGTGGAGGTACGCCTGGCCTTCCGCGAAGAGCAGACCCGCCGCATACTGCTCATTGACGACAACGAGCGCCTCCTCCGGCTGTTCGAGCGGTATCTGACCGGCGAAGGCTTCGGAGTGACCGGGGCCCTGGACGCCTCGCAGGCGTTGCGGGCCCTCGAGGGCGACCCTCCGGACGCCATCGTGCTGGACGTAATGATGCGCGACACCGATGGCTGGCAGCTCCTTCAGCGCCTGCGCAGAGACGCCGCCCTGGCCGATGTGCCTATCGTTGTCTGCTCTATCCTGAACGAGCCCGAGCTGGCCCACATACTGGGCGCCCAGGCCTACCTCAGGAAGCCAGTCTCTCAGCGGCAACTGCTGGGAGCCCTGCACGAGGTGCTGGGCGGGAGTAGTCGGGCGGCGCAGCCCCCAACAGAGCGCTGA
- a CDS encoding sugar ABC transporter permease: protein MSVDATSFARPSRHRYSPAARREAVQGVLCVLPWVLGFLAFTAGPMLASVWLSLTDYELLRPIAYIGLENFGRASRDPLFSKSLWNTAYYTAVYVPLHLLTALLAALLLNVRTPGIGVYRVIFYVPSIMPAVANAFLWMWIFSPNYGLANAVLHTLGLPQQKWLFDEALAKPCFVIMALWGLGSTMIVFLAGLQGVDPVLYEASSIDGATRWTRLRSITLPMLTPVVFFNLIVGIIGSFQVFTTAYITTEGGPNNATLFYVLYIYRQGWDFGKMGYASALAWVLFLLVLVLTIVQFWTAGRWVYYEDEGKA, encoded by the coding sequence ATGTCGGTAGATGCGACTAGCTTCGCGCGACCGAGCCGCCATCGGTACTCACCAGCGGCGCGGCGCGAGGCAGTTCAGGGCGTGCTCTGCGTACTGCCATGGGTGCTAGGCTTCCTGGCATTCACGGCGGGGCCGATGCTCGCCTCCGTCTGGCTCTCTCTTACCGACTACGAGCTTCTCAGACCCATCGCCTACATCGGCTTGGAGAACTTCGGGAGAGCCTCTCGCGATCCCCTCTTCTCGAAGAGCCTGTGGAATACCGCCTACTACACAGCTGTCTACGTGCCGCTTCACTTGCTGACAGCGCTGCTCGCGGCTCTACTGCTGAACGTGCGAACGCCAGGCATCGGCGTGTACCGGGTTATCTTCTACGTTCCCTCGATAATGCCAGCGGTCGCTAACGCCTTCTTGTGGATGTGGATCTTCAGTCCTAACTACGGTCTGGCCAATGCCGTGCTGCACACACTCGGCCTCCCGCAGCAGAAGTGGCTGTTCGACGAAGCTCTCGCTAAGCCTTGCTTCGTCATTATGGCCCTGTGGGGGCTAGGCAGCACCATGATCGTCTTCCTGGCTGGATTGCAGGGAGTAGACCCGGTCCTGTATGAGGCGTCCTCGATTGACGGAGCGACTCGATGGACTAGGCTCCGCAGCATCACGCTGCCGATGTTGACTCCGGTCGTCTTCTTCAATCTGATCGTCGGCATCATCGGCTCGTTTCAGGTATTCACTACGGCCTATATCACGACCGAAGGCGGGCCCAACAACGCCACGCTCTTCTACGTGCTCTACATCTACCGCCAAGGCTGGGACTTCGGCAAGATGGGTTACGCTTCCGCTCTGGCCTGGGTCCTATTCCTCCTAGTGCTAGTGCTTACCATAGTCCAGTTCTGGACAGCTGGCAGGTGGGTCTACTACGAGGATGAGGGCAAGGCATGA
- a CDS encoding carbohydrate ABC transporter permease encodes MLIPFFWLLSTSLKVRGTEYVFPPVWIPRPAVWSNYYTAIFRSGLPFTRFLLNTVIITVANMVAVLFAASLAGFGFARMRFPGREKLFMLVLSTLMLPEVVTMIPSYLLFRSLGWIDTFLPLIVPTILGGGAFNVFLFRQFFRSIPHELDEAARIDGAGVLHTYLKVIMPLSKPVVTTAMIFTFLGNWNSFMAPLIYLNSIEKMTLAVGLRAFQGLRGTEWNLMMAAAAVMMVPVFVVFFAAQRYFIQGIVTTGFGGR; translated from the coding sequence ATGCTCATTCCGTTCTTCTGGCTGCTGAGCACATCACTGAAGGTGCGTGGAACCGAGTATGTCTTCCCGCCGGTCTGGATACCCAGGCCAGCCGTCTGGAGCAACTACTACACCGCCATATTCCGGTCGGGTCTGCCCTTCACTCGTTTCCTTCTCAACACGGTCATCATCACTGTGGCCAACATGGTGGCAGTTCTTTTCGCGGCGTCGCTTGCCGGTTTCGGCTTCGCCCGAATGCGCTTCCCCGGCCGCGAGAAGCTGTTTATGCTGGTGCTGTCTACACTGATGCTCCCAGAAGTGGTCACCATGATACCTTCGTATCTTCTGTTCCGCTCGCTTGGTTGGATAGACACCTTCCTGCCGCTGATCGTGCCTACCATCCTTGGCGGCGGTGCTTTCAACGTGTTCCTTTTCCGTCAGTTCTTCCGCAGTATACCGCATGAGCTTGATGAAGCCGCTCGCATAGATGGGGCCGGGGTTCTGCACACCTACCTCAAGGTGATCATGCCCCTATCGAAGCCGGTGGTCACCACTGCGATGATCTTCACGTTCCTGGGCAACTGGAACTCCTTTATGGCGCCGCTGATCTATCTCAACTCGATCGAAAAGATGACGCTGGCAGTAGGCTTGAGAGCGTTCCAGGGGCTGCGGGGGACGGAATGGAACCTGATGATGGCGGCAGCAGCAGTGATGATGGTGCCTGTGTTTGTCGTGTTCTTCGCTGCTCAGCGCTACTTCATTCAGGGCATCGTCACCACTGGCTTTGGCGGCAGATAG
- a CDS encoding extracellular solute-binding protein, with product MAVQGVTRRRFLKTGAMLVGASVLGACSAIPTQQPIDQGPAVAATAAPEREKASEGPLFLIYASQYSGPPLNAGDIELVNLFEEANPDIRIKLAVWPGQDFHDKLRLLATAGDLPDAFNIETKQYLDMVYRDMILDITELFSANSGLTEDDYWAGEWEKQWFRGKMYLLSLDTQPAVIFYNKDLFDAKGIPYPPRDWTDTEWTYEKMIETAGALTEGEGPSRVWGLAWTRFWPYIYPIAWSLGGSIVSDDRAKSTLTMPETIAAHQMRADLELKYRITPTPDQASEGTDLMFNTNRIAMVATSSSGAWYYKDVPDLHWDIGVMPGGPAGRFTRCPQDGVAVGSQTKHPTEAFEVAMFMAGPEGQRIMDNQLGLGLPTLKSVAEDDSFIHPQVAGLEHLDQTLVVDICRGKYYRHQDVTIKWPEMTSLLSAEQDALLSGHITAEEYCTKMDPLLTELLQSIPEEWRSWVGD from the coding sequence ATGGCCGTTCAAGGTGTGACCCGACGGAGGTTTCTTAAGACAGGCGCCATGCTGGTTGGAGCCAGTGTTCTCGGTGCGTGCAGCGCAATCCCCACACAGCAGCCCATCGACCAGGGGCCGGCTGTGGCAGCGACAGCCGCCCCCGAACGGGAGAAAGCGTCCGAAGGACCGCTCTTCCTGATATACGCGTCGCAGTACTCGGGACCGCCCCTCAACGCTGGTGACATCGAGTTGGTGAATCTGTTTGAGGAGGCCAACCCGGACATCAGGATCAAGCTGGCCGTGTGGCCAGGTCAGGACTTCCACGACAAGCTGCGGCTGTTGGCCACGGCCGGTGATCTGCCGGACGCTTTCAACATCGAGACCAAGCAGTATCTTGACATGGTCTACCGAGACATGATCCTGGACATCACCGAGCTCTTTAGCGCGAACTCGGGCCTAACCGAAGATGACTACTGGGCGGGCGAGTGGGAAAAGCAGTGGTTCAGAGGCAAGATGTACCTCCTGTCCCTAGACACGCAGCCCGCCGTCATCTTCTACAACAAAGACCTGTTCGATGCTAAGGGCATTCCCTATCCTCCCCGAGACTGGACGGACACGGAGTGGACCTATGAGAAGATGATCGAGACGGCCGGCGCTCTGACTGAGGGCGAGGGACCGAGCAGGGTGTGGGGCCTCGCCTGGACGCGCTTCTGGCCCTACATCTACCCCATCGCCTGGTCGCTCGGCGGCAGCATCGTGTCCGATGACAGAGCCAAGTCCACGCTAACCATGCCTGAGACCATAGCCGCACACCAGATGCGGGCTGATCTCGAACTCAAGTACCGCATCACGCCCACGCCTGACCAGGCGAGCGAGGGTACGGATCTGATGTTCAACACCAACCGCATTGCCATGGTGGCTACCTCGTCAAGTGGCGCCTGGTACTACAAGGACGTCCCTGACCTTCACTGGGACATCGGCGTCATGCCTGGGGGTCCCGCCGGCCGCTTCACCCGGTGCCCGCAAGACGGCGTCGCTGTTGGCTCCCAGACCAAGCATCCGACGGAGGCGTTCGAGGTTGCCATGTTCATGGCCGGACCGGAAGGTCAGAGGATCATGGACAACCAGTTGGGCCTCGGGTTGCCCACGCTCAAGTCAGTGGCCGAAGACGATAGCTTCATCCATCCGCAGGTCGCCGGTCTCGAGCACCTCGACCAGACCCTGGTAGTGGACATCTGTCGGGGCAAGTACTACAGGCATCAGGATGTGACTATCAAGTGGCCCGAGATGACTAGCCTGCTGTCGGCTGAGCAGGACGCGCTCCTGAGTGGCCACATAACCGCGGAGGAGTACTGCACCAAGATGGATCCGCTCCTCACTGAGCTGCTCCAGTCCATCCCCGAGGAGTGGCGCAGTTGGGTGGGCGACTAG